In one window of Cellulophaga sp. HaHa_2_95 DNA:
- a CDS encoding RagB/SusD family nutrient uptake outer membrane protein, with product MKTYKIFILTILAGLVFSCSDSFLELTPQQSVSDTDALLDLDGYKSSITGVYNKLSGSEYYGRYMIMIPDVLADDVKQNGQANRVVDYAEHIQRVSDGQAQALWSSAYEGINAANAIINSETVLSDAVIAEQNHIIGEAYALRGLIYFDLVRMFAQQYNYTADASHLGVPIVLNFDLDNEPSRSTVAEVYEQIVSDMTTGISFMNDNSRSGNSNTLSPLSVRALLAKVYLFQEDWNNAEAMATSVIDSGDYTLISNANYYDLWTTDNSSESIFEISMTEADNVGGNGIAGLYLQAGFGDYLPSNDVADLYPENDARLSTFEVDPLLTGEFAPYRMIKYPDINGFDNVKVVRLAEMFLIRAEARAEIGIDIAGAQDDLDMVRQRAIADEPDNADTGDTLKDAIFLERRLELAFEGQRLWDLMRNQMDIIRTNCTAQICTIPYGADTVIMPIPQDETDVNPNVAQNPGY from the coding sequence ATGAAAACATATAAAATATTTATATTAACGATATTGGCTGGACTCGTATTCTCTTGTTCGGACTCTTTTTTAGAACTTACTCCGCAACAATCTGTTTCGGATACTGATGCCTTATTAGATCTTGACGGTTATAAATCTTCTATTACTGGCGTATATAATAAACTGTCTGGTTCAGAATATTATGGTCGTTACATGATTATGATACCGGATGTATTGGCAGATGATGTAAAACAAAATGGGCAGGCCAACAGAGTTGTAGATTATGCCGAACATATTCAAAGAGTATCCGATGGACAGGCGCAAGCGCTTTGGTCTAGTGCTTATGAAGGAATTAATGCAGCTAATGCTATCATCAATTCAGAAACAGTTTTATCTGATGCAGTTATAGCGGAGCAAAATCATATCATTGGAGAGGCTTATGCCTTGAGAGGCTTAATATATTTTGATTTAGTACGTATGTTTGCTCAGCAATATAATTATACAGCAGATGCTAGTCATCTAGGGGTACCTATTGTTCTTAATTTTGATTTAGATAATGAACCTTCTAGAAGTACTGTCGCAGAAGTATATGAGCAAATTGTTTCTGATATGACTACCGGTATTTCTTTTATGAATGACAATTCTAGAAGCGGTAATTCTAATACATTATCTCCACTATCTGTAAGAGCATTATTGGCAAAGGTGTATCTTTTTCAAGAAGATTGGAATAATGCAGAAGCTATGGCTACTAGTGTCATAGATTCAGGTGACTATACGTTGATTTCTAACGCTAACTATTATGATTTATGGACTACGGACAATAGTTCGGAGTCAATTTTTGAAATATCAATGACCGAAGCAGACAATGTGGGTGGTAATGGTATTGCAGGTCTTTATTTACAGGCAGGTTTTGGAGATTATCTTCCTTCAAATGATGTAGCTGATCTTTATCCTGAGAATGATGCTCGATTAAGCACCTTTGAAGTAGATCCTTTATTGACTGGGGAATTTGCGCCTTATAGAATGATCAAATATCCGGACATCAATGGTTTTGACAATGTAAAAGTTGTAAGGCTTGCTGAAATGTTTTTGATACGTGCCGAGGCTCGAGCAGAAATTGGTATTGATATAGCGGGTGCACAAGATGATTTAGATATGGTACGTCAACGTGCAATTGCAGACGAACCTGATAATGCAGATACTGGAGATACTCTTAAGGATGCTATATTTTTAGAAAGAAGATTAGAATTGGCCTTTGAAGGTCAAAGATTATGGGATTTAATGCGTAATCAAATGGATATTATTAGAACCAACTGTACGGCACAGATATGTACCATTCCTTATGGGGCAGATACTGTTATAATGCCAATACCGCAAGATGAAACAGACGTTAATCCTAATGTAGCGCAAAACCCAGGGTATTAA